A single genomic interval of Ramlibacter pinisoli harbors:
- a CDS encoding 2-hydroxychromene-2-carboxylate isomerase gives MKRLTFWLDFISPYAYLAFEQLPQALEGISHAVDYRPVLFAGLLKHHGQLGPAEIPGKRAWTYRQVLWQAHVHGIALQMPASHPFNPLGLLRLAHACGPNRHVCEALFRHVWVGGLEAADPARLQALQQQLAPARDPGGEDVKADLKAAGAQALAAGLFGVPTIAVDDKLFWGADALPMLRAYLQGDPWFATGWDAAAAATAVPVRPARG, from the coding sequence ATGAAACGGCTCACCTTCTGGCTCGACTTCATCTCGCCCTACGCCTACCTCGCGTTCGAGCAGTTGCCGCAGGCGCTGGAGGGCATCAGCCACGCGGTGGACTACCGGCCGGTGCTGTTCGCCGGCCTGCTCAAGCACCATGGCCAGCTCGGGCCGGCCGAGATCCCCGGCAAGCGCGCATGGACCTACCGCCAGGTGCTCTGGCAGGCCCACGTGCACGGCATCGCGCTGCAGATGCCGGCCTCGCACCCGTTCAACCCGCTGGGCCTGCTGCGGCTGGCGCACGCCTGCGGCCCCAACCGCCATGTCTGCGAGGCGCTGTTCCGCCATGTCTGGGTCGGTGGCCTCGAGGCCGCCGACCCGGCGCGCCTGCAGGCGCTGCAGCAGCAGCTCGCGCCGGCCCGCGACCCCGGTGGCGAGGACGTCAAGGCCGACCTGAAGGCGGCCGGCGCGCAGGCGCTGGCGGCCGGCCTGTTCGGCGTGCCCACCATCGCCGTCGACGACAAGCTGTTCTGGGGCGCCGACGCCCTGCCCATGCTGCGCGCCTACCTGCAGGGCGACCCCTGGTTCGCCACCGGCTGGGACGCGGCGGCGGCCGCCACGGCGGTGCCGGTGCGGCCGGCGCGCGGCTGA
- a CDS encoding MFS transporter, which produces MATATAASGIAARPMTAEERKVIFASSLGTVFEWYDFYLYGSLAAIIARQFFAGLDAGSAFIFALLAFAAGFIVRPFGAIFFGRLGDMIGRKYTFLVTILIMGLSTFIVGVLPTYASIGVAAPVILIALRLLQGLALGGEYGGAATYVAEHAPMGKRGAYTSWIQTTATLGLFLSLLVILGVRTMVGEAAFADWAWRIPFLVSILLLAISVWIRLSLNESPAFQRMKSEGKTSKAPLTESFGQWKNLKIVILALVGLTAGQAVVWYTGQFYALFFLTQQLKVDAVTANLMIAAALLIGTPGFIIFGALSDKIGRKPIIMAGCLLAALTYFPVFKALTEAANPDLAAAQAKNKVVVVADPAECSFQFNPTGTTKFTSSCDIAKQVLAAGSVSYENEAAPAGTTAVIKIGSASIPAYSAKGAAADDVKKKDADFKKAVSDTLKADGYPAKADPAKMNKVMMVVILTYLVILVTMVYGPIAAMLVELFPTRIRYTSMSLPYHIGNGWFGGLLPTTAFAIVAQTGNMYNGLWYPIIIAAVTLVVGTLFVRETKDVDIYAHD; this is translated from the coding sequence ATGGCAACAGCAACGGCCGCCAGCGGCATTGCCGCCCGCCCGATGACCGCCGAAGAGAGGAAGGTGATCTTCGCGTCGTCGCTCGGAACGGTATTCGAGTGGTACGACTTCTACCTGTACGGATCGCTCGCCGCGATCATCGCGCGCCAGTTCTTCGCCGGCCTCGACGCAGGCTCGGCGTTCATCTTCGCGCTGCTGGCGTTTGCCGCCGGCTTCATCGTCCGTCCGTTCGGCGCCATCTTCTTCGGCCGCCTGGGCGACATGATCGGCCGCAAGTACACGTTCCTGGTCACCATCCTGATCATGGGCCTGTCGACGTTCATCGTCGGCGTGCTGCCCACCTACGCCAGCATCGGCGTGGCGGCGCCCGTGATCCTGATCGCGCTGCGGCTGCTGCAGGGCCTGGCCCTGGGCGGCGAGTACGGCGGTGCCGCCACCTACGTGGCCGAGCACGCGCCGATGGGCAAGCGCGGCGCCTACACCTCGTGGATCCAGACCACCGCGACGCTGGGCCTGTTCCTGTCGCTGCTGGTCATCCTGGGGGTGCGCACCATGGTCGGCGAGGCCGCCTTCGCCGACTGGGCCTGGCGCATCCCGTTCCTGGTCTCCATCCTGCTGCTGGCCATCTCGGTGTGGATCCGGCTGTCGCTGAACGAATCGCCGGCTTTCCAGCGCATGAAGAGCGAGGGCAAGACCTCCAAGGCGCCGCTGACCGAGTCGTTCGGCCAGTGGAAGAACCTCAAGATCGTCATCCTGGCGCTGGTGGGCCTGACCGCCGGCCAGGCCGTGGTCTGGTACACGGGCCAGTTCTACGCCCTGTTCTTCCTGACGCAGCAGCTGAAGGTCGATGCGGTCACCGCCAACCTGATGATCGCCGCCGCCCTGCTGATCGGCACGCCCGGCTTCATCATCTTCGGCGCGCTGTCGGACAAGATCGGCCGCAAGCCCATCATCATGGCCGGCTGCCTGCTGGCCGCGCTCACCTACTTCCCGGTGTTCAAGGCGCTGACCGAGGCGGCCAACCCCGACCTCGCGGCCGCCCAGGCCAAGAACAAGGTGGTGGTGGTGGCCGACCCGGCCGAGTGCTCGTTCCAGTTCAACCCCACCGGCACGACCAAGTTCACCAGCTCGTGCGACATCGCCAAGCAGGTGCTGGCCGCCGGTTCGGTGAGCTATGAGAACGAGGCCGCGCCGGCCGGCACGACCGCCGTCATCAAGATCGGCAGCGCCAGCATCCCGGCGTACAGCGCCAAGGGTGCCGCCGCCGACGACGTGAAGAAGAAGGACGCCGACTTCAAGAAGGCGGTGTCCGACACGCTCAAGGCCGACGGCTACCCCGCCAAGGCCGACCCGGCCAAGATGAACAAGGTGATGATGGTGGTGATCCTCACCTACCTGGTCATCCTGGTCACCATGGTGTACGGGCCGATCGCCGCGATGCTGGTGGAGCTGTTCCCGACCCGCATCCGCTACACCTCGATGAGCCTGCCCTACCACATCGGCAACGGCTGGTTCGGCGGCCTGCTGCCGACCACGGCCTTCGCCATCGTGGCCCAGACCGGCAACATGTACAACGGCCTGTGGTACCCCATCATCATCGCGGCCGTGACGCTGGTGGTCGGCACGCTGTTCGTGCGCGAGACCAAGGACGTGGACATCTACGCCCACGACTGA
- a CDS encoding DUF1289 domain-containing protein, with the protein MSPAARHIRRQWPRLADLPPGAPVPSPCNNVCRIDDATGLCQGCLRTLEEIGAWSTLSDAHRREVWRGLRARADGAATPEDA; encoded by the coding sequence GTGAGCCCGGCCGCACGCCACATCCGGCGCCAGTGGCCGCGGCTGGCCGACCTGCCGCCGGGCGCGCCGGTGCCCTCGCCCTGCAACAACGTCTGCCGCATCGACGACGCCACCGGCCTGTGCCAGGGCTGCCTGCGCACGCTGGAGGAGATCGGCGCCTGGAGCACCCTGTCCGACGCCCACCGGCGCGAGGTCTGGCGCGGCCTGCGCGCGCGGGCCGATGGGGCGGCGACACCGGAGGACGCATGA
- a CDS encoding YbaK/EbsC family protein, giving the protein MCGAELSSLPDGVQRVARLLQDQGHPHLPVMLDDAARTAQQAADALGIAVGQIAKSIVFRRRADDAAVLVVTSGDRRVDERKVEALVGPTGRADASFVKARTGYSIGGVAPIGHLQAPVTLIDRELFRFDEIWAAAGHPHGVFRLRPQDLERLTGAPVADVAQEPGA; this is encoded by the coding sequence ATGTGCGGCGCTGAACTGTCCTCCCTTCCCGACGGCGTGCAGCGCGTCGCCCGCCTGCTGCAGGACCAGGGGCATCCGCACCTGCCGGTGATGCTGGACGATGCCGCGCGCACGGCGCAGCAGGCGGCCGACGCGCTGGGCATCGCGGTCGGCCAGATCGCCAAGAGCATCGTCTTCCGCCGCCGGGCCGACGACGCGGCGGTGCTGGTCGTCACCTCGGGCGACCGCCGGGTCGACGAGCGCAAGGTCGAGGCACTGGTGGGCCCGACCGGGCGCGCCGACGCCAGCTTCGTGAAGGCACGCACCGGCTACTCCATCGGCGGGGTCGCGCCCATCGGCCACCTGCAGGCGCCGGTGACGCTGATCGACCGCGAGCTGTTCCGCTTCGACGAGATCTGGGCCGCGGCCGGCCATCCGCACGGCGTCTTCCGGCTGCGCCCGCAGGACCTCGAGCGGCTGACCGGTGCACCGGTGGCCGACGTGGCGCAGGAGCCGGGCGCGTGA